The DNA window AGGACTTCGAGACGTGCTCGATACGCGTACCGTGCGTCAGCTCCGCTACGGGGCCCTCGAGAGCCTTGGCAAGCGTGGTGGCCATGGTCGTCACCTCCTGGGGTTGCTGGAATTGCGGGTTACTCGGCGCCGAGGCCGGCGTCGGGGACCTCGGGCTTGCCGGCGGCCTTCAGCACCTTGTTCAGGAGCCTCAGGTCGTAGATGCCGGTCAGGTCGGGCTGCTCGATGAGCCCCGCCTCGACCGCGTAGTCGGCCTGCGTCTTCAAGGTGGAGGCCAGCGGGTCGTCGGTGATGGCGATGCTCGGCCAGGCCGGGTCGATGATCTTCGCTTCGAGCGGCTTGCCGTTCTCGGCTTCGAGCTTGGCGTTGGCGGAGGCCTTCGCCTTGTCGGGGTTGGCGTTGATCCACTCGTTGGTCTTGACCGTGCCCGCCAGGACCGCCTCGACGACGTCGGGGTGCTCCTTGAGGAACTTCTGCGACACGATGGTGTTCGTGATCACGAACTTCTGGTCGGGCCACAGGGCGGTCTCGTCGAGGAGGACGGAGCCGCCGTCGGAGACTAGTTTGGAGGCGGTGGGCTCGGGCACCCAGGCGCCGTCGATCGAGCCCTGCTTGAAGGCGTCGGGGGTGACCTTGTTGTCGGTGCGGACGACGGAGACGTCGCCCTTGCCGGACTCGGGGTCGACCGTCCAGCCCTTCTCCGAGATCCAGTTGAGGAACGCGACGTCCTGCGTGTTCCCCTTCTGCGGGGTGGCGATCCTCTTGCCCTTGACGTCGTCCAGGCTCTTGATCTTGTCCGGGTTCACGACCAGCTTCACGCCGCCGGAGGCCGAGCCGGAGACGATCCGCAGGTTGGAGCCCTTGGACTTCACGTAGCCGTTGATCGCGGGGGAGGGGCCGATGAAGCCGATGTCGAGCGAGCCGCCGTTGAGGGCCTCGATCTGCGACGGACCGGCGTTGAAGGCCTGCGGCTTGATCTTCGTGCCGCCCAGTTCCCGCTGGATCAGGCCCTCCTGGAGGCCGACCAGAGCGGTGGCGTGCGTCAGGTTGGAGAAGTACCCGATCCGGACCTCGGAAGCGGAGAGCTTCTTGCCGGCGGCGCCGGCCGGCTGGGGCTCGTCCTTCTCGGCCTGGGAGCCGTAGCCGCAGGAGGCGAGCGCACCGATCAGCAGCGGCAGGGCGGCGGCGACGAGGCCGCGGCGCAGGGCCGTTCGGCTGCTGCGCGTCGTGCGGGTGGTGGCGGTGGCAGGCACGGGAGGGCTTCCTCTCGTGACGCGGTCATCTCATGACGCACGTCTTCGTCTGTGGAGCGGGGGCGGGTACGGCTCACGGGAGGTGCCGGTGCGACAGCGGGGCGCCGACGGCGACACGGTCAGCGCGCACATCGCGTCACCCCTCCCTGGCCGCTGCCGAGGGCGCCTCCCCCGGACTTCGTCCGGGGGTACCCCCAGCCCACGCGGCCGCCCTCCTTCGCGAAGGTGGAGCAGATGTCGGAAGCCATGGGCTAGAAGTCCCACCCTTCCTCGTCGGCCTGGACGGTGGTCTCGGCCTGGGAGGCGAAGGACTCGCCGGCCATGCCCGCCGCCAGGGTGGTTCCGTCGGCCGGGTCGATCAGCAGGAAGGAGCCCGTGCGGCGCGAGTCGGCGTACGCGTCGAGCGCGAGCGGCTCGGCCGTACGGACGACCACGCGGCCGATGTCGTTCGCCACCAGCTGCCCGGGGTTCGGGTGCTGGGACAGGTCGTCGAGGGTCAGCCGCGAGGGGATCTCCTTGACGATCGCCTTGACCGTCCGCGTCGTGTGCTTGATCAGCACCCGGGCGCCGACGGCCAGGGGCTGGTCCGCCACGTGGCAGACCGTCGCCTCGACGTCCTGCGTGGTGGCCGGGGCGCTCGCGGACGGCGCGATCAGGTCGCCGCGCGAGATGTCGATGTCGTCCTTGAGGCGCACGGTCACCGACTGCGGGGCCCAGGCGATGTCCACGCTCTTGCCGAGCGATTCGATGCCCTCGATGACCGAGGTACGGCCCGAGGGCAGCACGGTCACGGCCTCGCCGACCCGCAGCACGCCGGAGGCGATCTGGCCCGCGTAGCCCCGGTAGTCCGGGTGCTCGGCGGTCTGCGGGCGGATCACGTACTGCACCGGGAAACGCGCCGGGCAGGCGGTGAGGTCGTGGCTGACCGGGACGGTCTCCAGGTGTTCGAGCACCGTCGGGCCGCCGTACCAGTCCATGTTCGCCGACGGGTCCACCACGTTGTCCCCGGCGAGCGCCGAGATCGGGATCGCGGTGATCTCGGGGACGCCCAGGTCCGAGGCGTACGCGGTGAACTCCTCCGCGATCGCCGCGAAGACGGACTCCTGGTAGCCGACCAGGTCCATCTTGTTGACGGCCAGAACCACGTGCGGGACGCGCAGCAGCGCGGCGACGGCCGCGTGCC is part of the Streptomyces subrutilus genome and encodes:
- a CDS encoding aliphatic sulfonate ABC transporter substrate-binding protein; protein product: MPATATTRTTRSSRTALRRGLVAAALPLLIGALASCGYGSQAEKDEPQPAGAAGKKLSASEVRIGYFSNLTHATALVGLQEGLIQRELGGTKIKPQAFNAGPSQIEALNGGSLDIGFIGPSPAINGYVKSKGSNLRIVSGSASGGVKLVVNPDKIKSLDDVKGKRIATPQKGNTQDVAFLNWISEKGWTVDPESGKGDVSVVRTDNKVTPDAFKQGSIDGAWVPEPTASKLVSDGGSVLLDETALWPDQKFVITNTIVSQKFLKEHPDVVEAVLAGTVKTNEWINANPDKAKASANAKLEAENGKPLEAKIIDPAWPSIAITDDPLASTLKTQADYAVEAGLIEQPDLTGIYDLRLLNKVLKAAGKPEVPDAGLGAE
- a CDS encoding sulfate adenylyltransferase subunit 1, which codes for MTSTTEPFADLSATTLLRFATAGSVDDGKSTLVGRLLHDSKSVLTDQMEAVEAVSAQRGQDAPDLALLTDGLRAEREQGITIDVAYRYFATARRRFILADTPGHVQYTRNMVTGASTADLAVVLVDARNGVIEQTRRHAAVAALLRVPHVVLAVNKMDLVGYQESVFAAIAEEFTAYASDLGVPEITAIPISALAGDNVVDPSANMDWYGGPTVLEHLETVPVSHDLTACPARFPVQYVIRPQTAEHPDYRGYAGQIASGVLRVGEAVTVLPSGRTSVIEGIESLGKSVDIAWAPQSVTVRLKDDIDISRGDLIAPSASAPATTQDVEATVCHVADQPLAVGARVLIKHTTRTVKAIVKEIPSRLTLDDLSQHPNPGQLVANDIGRVVVRTAEPLALDAYADSRRTGSFLLIDPADGTTLAAGMAGESFASQAETTVQADEEGWDF